The Streptomyces sp. NBC_00335 DNA window CGAGTACCTGGAGCGCCGCCGGAAGATGATCGAGGCGGCCGCTCCGGCGCCCGCCCCGTCCGCCGCCGGAAAGTCCTCGGCCTCCGGGGACGCGCGCGCCGCGAAGAAGGAGCTGCAGAAGATCGAGCGGCAGCTCAACAAGATGACGGACCGCGAGAGCAGCCTGCACGCCCAGATCGCCGAGAACTCCACCGACTTCGACAAGGTCGCCAAGCTCGACGCCGAGCTGCGGGAACTCATCTCGGACCGCGACGACTTGGAGATGCGCTGGCTGGAGCTCGCCGAAGACGCGTAGTCTCCGGGGCCCGCGCGCCCCAACTGGCTGATAACAGCGGCATCACGGGCCGGTCCTCCCTTGGGAACAGGGGTCGGACCGGCCCGGCGTCATGCTCGTCGTCAGTGATAGAAAGGGCTTCCTCCCACACCCGAAGCCGAAGGTATGCGCTGATGACCGAGCCGCCCCAGCCGCCGAACCAGCCGCCGAACCCTTCCGGTTACGGTCACTTGCCAGGGCCCCCGCAGCCCGGTTACGGATTCCCGCCACAGGGTGAGAACCCGTACGCGCAGCAGCCCCAGCCGCAGGGCCCGTACGGCTCGCAGCCCCAGACCCAGCCGCAGGGCCCGTACGGCCAGCAGCCGCAGGGTCCCTACGGCCAGCAGCCGCCCGGGGGCTACGGCTTCCCGCCGCCCCCGAACACGGTCCCCGGCGCCCCCGGCATGCCGCCCGGTCCGCCCGGCGGGCCGAAGAAGAAGCTCGCTGTGCTGATCGCGGCCGCCGTCGCCGGCGTGCTCATCCTGGGCACCGGCGGCTACTTCGCGTTCTTCGCCGGCGCGGACAAGGGCAAGGACAAGGTCATCGGGCAGGACACCACGCCGCCCGCCGACGACAAGGCCTCGCCCTCCGCCTCCGTGGACAAGGGAGACGGCAGCGGCAACGGCAGCGAGGAGGAGGAAGACCTCAACGCCGGCCGCAAGCAGGGTGAGGGCAAGGTCCTCTGGTTCAAGAGCAGCAAGATCAACGGCCCCGGCTCGGGCGTCGACTCCAAGGGGCAGTGGATCGTCGGCGACACCGTCGTCAAGTCCGTCTGGAAGTCGGTCACCGGCTACGGGATCAAGGACGGCAAGGAGAAGTGGACCCTCACCCTCCCCGCCGTGATCTGCGGGGTCACCGGCATGACCGAGGGCGGCAAGACCGTCGTCATGTACGAGAACGGCGAGTCCGACGGCGCCGACTGCAACCAGATGCGGATGATCGACCTCAAGGCCGGCAAGGAGGGATGGTCGAAGGAGGTCCCGAAGGAAGGGCTCTTCGACATCTTCACCTCCCCCGACCTCGCCCTCACCGGCGACTCCGTCGTCGTCAACCGGATGGGCATGAGCAGCGCGTTCAAGGTCAGCACCGGGGACAAGCTCTTCGACAACAAGCGTGAACAGGGCTGCCAGCCCAGCGACTTCTCCGCCATGAACGGCAAGATGATCGCCATCGCGACCTGCCAGGACACCGACAAGACCGTCCAGGTCATGGACGCCGACCCGGCCACCGGCAAGAACACCTGGATCTACAAGCTCCCCAAGGGCTTCCAGGTCAAGAACGTCTACTCGCTGGACCCGATCGTCCTCGACCTCGGCAACAGCGAGAGCAAGGAACGCTCCATCGTGGTCCTCGGACCCGACGGCAAGCAGCGCACCACCGTCTCCGGCGAAGGCACCTTCCCCGTCGGCTGCGGCGGCACCTTCAGCTTCAGCCGCTCGATCCAGAGCTGTGGTTCCTCCTACGTGGACGCGAACACCCTCTACCTGCCCACCAAGGCCGACATCGGCAAGGCGAACGAGATCGTCGCCTTCGACCTCGCCACCGGCAAGGTGAAGTGGCGCACCCCGGCCGGCGAGGGCCGCACCCTCACCCCGCTGAAGGCGGCGGGCGGCCAGGTCGTCGTCTACCGCGAGGCGGAGAGGGACAAGGGCGGCGAGGTCCTCACGATCCCGGCCGCCGGGGGCACGCCCACCGCGGTCCTGCGCAACCCGTCCGGCGCCGCCGCCCCGGTGGAGAGCTCCTTCCTCGCCCCGAAGGTGGACTACGTGGACGGCCGGCTGTTCGTCTCCGCCTCCCACCTGAAGGCCGACAACAAGAGCGAGAAGTTCCTGATGGTCTTCGGCAAGTGAGCGACCGCCCCGAGAACGAGCAGTCCGCCAAACCGCCCACCGAGAGGCAGTAGCACCGATGAGTACCCCGCCGCCCCCCAGCCAGCCGCCGTCCGGCGGTTTCGGCGCGCCGCAGGACCCGCCGCCGGGCGGTTTCGCCGCGCCCCCGCCCGCGCACCCGGCCATGCCGGCCGGCCCCCCGCCGCCGCCCCCGGCCCAGCCGCCGACGGTTCCGGCCGGACCGCCCGCCGGGCAGGCCTCGTACGGCTACCCGCAGGAGCAGGCCTACGGCTACCCGCAGCAGCCGCAGCCCGTCACCGCGCCCATGTACGCGGCCCAGGGCCCGGCGGTCCCGGCCGGCGGCCGCGGCAACGAGGTCCGCACCCAGCTGATGATCGTCGGCGCGGCCCTCCTGGCCATCGTCCTCATCGTCGGCGGCGGCTTCTGGTACGTGTCCGGCGAGGACGAGGGCTCCGGCAACCAGCCCGTGGCCGGCGGCAGCGCGAGCCCCGGCGGCGACAAGGCGCCGGGCGGCGGCGGCACCGAGAAGGTGCCGGCCAAGACCAAGTCGAAGACCCTGGTCAACGTCCCGATGCCGGAGTCGAAGGAGATCGTCCAGATCCCCGGCTCCTGGCTCACCGACACCACCTACGCCAAGTCCGACATGGGCAAGGTCGTCGGCTACAACCTGGCCGACGGCGCAAAGAAGTGGGAGGTCCCGCTCGGCGCCAACGTCTGCGCCGCCAGCCGCTGGGTCTCGGACAACAAGACGGCGATCCTCTTCGACGAGGCCCTGCCGACGGCCGAGAAGCCGTACCAGCCGTGCAACCAGGTCGGTGTCATCGACCTGAACGCCGGCAAGCTCCTGTGGAAGGCCACCATGAAGGCCCAGGGAGGCGGCGACAAGCCCATCAAGTTCGACGGGGTGACCGTCAGCGGCCAGACCGTGGCAGCGGGCGGACTGTACGGCGGCGGCGCCTGGAACCTCGCCGACGGCAAGGTCCTGTGGACGCCCAAGGTCGACGCGGACGACTGCAGCGACCTCGGCTACGGCGGCGGCCCGGCCCTCGGCGTGATCCGCCGTTGCGGCCGGTACGGGAGCTACGTGCTGTCCGCCCAGTTGCTCGACCCGGTCACCGGCGCACCGAAGTACTCGTACAAGCTCCCCCCGGGTGTGGAGGACGGCCAGATCGTCTCCACCAAGCCGCTGATCGCCGCGGCGGACGTCAACCACACCTCCAAGAACGCCATCGGCGTCAGCGACCTGTTCGTCGTCGACGACGCGGGCCAGCTCAAGGCGCGCATCCCGCTCACCTCGGGCAACTACAACCCCGAGTGCGGCACCGAGGTCGAGGACTGCACCAACATGGTCGTCGGCAACGGCAAGCTCTACCTGCCGACGGAGGAGCACAAGGGCTCGAGCGAATCCGGCCGCACCAACGAGATCGTCTCCTTCGACCTGGAGACCGGCAAGCTGACCGCCGACCGCGCGGACGCCGGCGAGCGCTACACGATCTACCCGCTGCGCATGGACGGCTCCAACATCATCGCCTTCAAGGTTCCGCCCTACGACGGCGGCGGCCAGGTCGTCTCCATCGACGGCAAGACGATGAAGGAGACCCTGCTCATGCAGCACCCGGCGACGAAGGAGTCCCAGCGCGCCGAGACCCAGTTCCTGCCGGACTCCGGTGAATTCCGCTACGGCAACGGGAAGCTCTTCATCGCCCGCACCGCGGTCATGAGCAAGTCCTCGGTGGCAACGGATCCCTATTACACCTTCGTCTCCTTCACCACCGGCTGAGCCGCCTCGGAACGAGTACGTTCAGGCGCCACCGCGTCAGGGTGACCTGAGCGCGCGCGACTGCACCCGAAGCCCCCGGAAGGTCCGTCCTTCCGGGGGCTTCTGCGCGGTTACCGCACCGCGCCGTCGAACAAGCGTGTAGCTTGCCGGGGCAGAAGGGCGGGGGTGGGTACCTCAATGGGCGTACGGGTCATGGTGGTCGACGAGCACCGGCTGCTGGCCGAGGCGCTCGCCTCGGCCCTGAAACTGCGCGGCCACCGGGTGCTGGCGGCTGCGGCCCCGGCCGCGGGCGCCGCCGAACTGGTCATCAGCCGGGCGCCGGAGGTCTGCCTGCTGGGCACCGCCACGCCCGCCGAGCCCGGGGTCTTCGAGCCGATCGTCCGGATCAAGCGGGAGCGTCCTCAGATCGCCGTGGTCGTCCTGGGCCCGGTGCCCAGCCCGCGCGGGATCGCCGCCGCCTTCGCGGCCGGCGCCTCGGGGTACGTACGCCACGACGAGCGCATCGAGGGCGTGGAGCGGGCGCTGGCCAAGGCCCGGGCGGGGGAAGTGGCCATCGCGCCGCAGCTGTTGCAGGGGGCCTTCGCCGAACTGCTCAACCCCGCAGCCCAGCCCGACGACGAGGGCAGCCGGCTGCTGCGGCTGCTCACCCCGCGCGAGGTGGAGGTGCTGGTCCGGGTCGCCGAGGGCGAGGACACCCGGCTCATCGCCGCCGGCATGGCCATCGCGCCGAGCACCGCGCGCACGCACGTCCAGCGGGTGCTGATGAAGCTGGGCGTGGGCTCGCGGCTGGAGGCGGCCGCGCTGGCTGCCCGTACCGGTCTGCTGGACCGGGCCGGACTGCCGCCGTCGGGGGGCGCCCGGCCCTGATCCGGGTCCGGGATTTCCCCGGCGGCGCGGATTCGGGTATGCCGGTGACCAGCACGCGTACGGCGCGTGCTTTTCCCCGGCGAGAGGCAGCAGGCACGTGAGCGAGATCGCGTCTTCCAAATACCTGGTCACCGGCGGAGCCGGATACGTGGGCGGGGTGGTCGCCGCCCACCTCCTGGAGGCGGGGCACGAGGTCACCGTCCTCGACGACCTCTCCACCGGCTTCCGTTCCGGGGTGCCGGCCGGCGCCGCCTTCATCGAGGGCCGCATCCAGGACGCCGCCGAACACCTGGACCCCTCCTACGACGGGGTCCTGCACTTCGCGGCCTCCTCGCAGGTCGGCGAATCCGTGGTGAACCCGGGCAAGTACTGGGAGAACAACGTCGGCGGCACCCTGGCCCTGCTGGCCGCGATGCGCGGGGCGGGCGTGCGCCGGCTGGTGTTCTCCTCCACCGCGGCCACCTACGGGGAGCCCGGCGACGGGCCGCTCACCGAGTCCTCGGTGACCGCCCCCACCAACCCGTACGGGGCCTCGAAGCTGGCCGTCGACCACATGATCGCGGGGGAGTGCACGGCGCACGGCCTCGCGGCGGTCTCGCTGCGCTACTTCAACGTGGCCGGGGCGTACGGGCAGTTCGGCGAGCTGCACGACCCCGAGACCCACCTGATCCCGCTGGTGCTGCAAGTGGCGCTCGGCGAGCGGGAATCGATCTCCGTGTTCGGCGAGGACTACCCGACCCCGGACGGCACCTGCGTACGGGACTACATCCACGTCGCCGACCTGGCCGAGGCCCACCTGGCGGCGCTGCGGGTGGCCGCCGAGGGGGAGCACCTGGTGTGCAACCTCGGCAACGGCAGCGGGTTTTCGGTCCGCGAGGTCATCGAGACGGTCCGCAAGGTCACCGGGAAGGAGATCCCCGAGGTCGTGGCCCCGCGCCGGGCCGGCGACCCGGCCTTCCTCGTCGCCTCCGCCCGCACGGCCCACGAGCGCCTCGGCTGGACCCCGACCCGCTCGGACCTCACGGGCATCGTGACGGACGCCTGGAACTTCACCCGCGCCCGGCGCGGCTGAGCCCACGGGCACCCCTGAACCACCCCGGTCGCAGCCGCGCCCCCGCCCCCACCAGGGCAGGGGCGCGCGTGTGGTGCGGGCGCGCCCTCGCCGGGCGCTTCGCGCGGGCGCCCGGCGTGCGCACGCCGAGTGAAATACCCCCCGTGCAACTGCCCATGGCACACCACGGGACGCAACGGGACCTCCACGGAAGGGGAGTAGTCGATTTCAAGCCATCCTGCGGCCCCTCCGGAAGCGCCTCGCCGGAAAATCGCTCGGAAAACTTCTGCAATTCGGCCAACCACGAGCCGACCCCGGCCCTACGCTGATGCGTGACACCGGTGGGGGCCGGTGTTGATTCAGGGGTCGAGACAAGTCGGGTACGACGTCCGGTCCGGGGTAGTGCAGAGATGTCACGGCGGCGGCCGGGGCGCCTGCGGATCACCCGGTCCGGGCGTCGTACCCGCAGCCGTCCGTTCCCCGACCCTTGGGGGTTTTGTGGTCCGTATCCGGGTACTCGTGGTCGACGATCACCGCATCTTCGCCGAATCTCTCGCCGCCGCGCTCGCGGCCGAACCGGACGTGGACGTCTCCGCGGCCGGCAGCGGCCCCGCCGCGCTGCGCTGTCTCGAACGCGCGGTGGCCGAGGGCCGCCGCTTCGACGTCCTGCTGGTCGACTCGGACCTGGCCGCCGTCCCCGCGGGCGTCCCCGTGCAGCGGGAGTCCGGCTCCGCGCCGCCCGCCGCCGACGGGATCG harbors:
- a CDS encoding outer membrane protein assembly factor BamB family protein; this translates as MTEPPQPPNQPPNPSGYGHLPGPPQPGYGFPPQGENPYAQQPQPQGPYGSQPQTQPQGPYGQQPQGPYGQQPPGGYGFPPPPNTVPGAPGMPPGPPGGPKKKLAVLIAAAVAGVLILGTGGYFAFFAGADKGKDKVIGQDTTPPADDKASPSASVDKGDGSGNGSEEEEDLNAGRKQGEGKVLWFKSSKINGPGSGVDSKGQWIVGDTVVKSVWKSVTGYGIKDGKEKWTLTLPAVICGVTGMTEGGKTVVMYENGESDGADCNQMRMIDLKAGKEGWSKEVPKEGLFDIFTSPDLALTGDSVVVNRMGMSSAFKVSTGDKLFDNKREQGCQPSDFSAMNGKMIAIATCQDTDKTVQVMDADPATGKNTWIYKLPKGFQVKNVYSLDPIVLDLGNSESKERSIVVLGPDGKQRTTVSGEGTFPVGCGGTFSFSRSIQSCGSSYVDANTLYLPTKADIGKANEIVAFDLATGKVKWRTPAGEGRTLTPLKAAGGQVVVYREAERDKGGEVLTIPAAGGTPTAVLRNPSGAAAPVESSFLAPKVDYVDGRLFVSASHLKADNKSEKFLMVFGK
- a CDS encoding outer membrane protein assembly factor BamB family protein, which encodes MSTPPPPSQPPSGGFGAPQDPPPGGFAAPPPAHPAMPAGPPPPPPAQPPTVPAGPPAGQASYGYPQEQAYGYPQQPQPVTAPMYAAQGPAVPAGGRGNEVRTQLMIVGAALLAIVLIVGGGFWYVSGEDEGSGNQPVAGGSASPGGDKAPGGGGTEKVPAKTKSKTLVNVPMPESKEIVQIPGSWLTDTTYAKSDMGKVVGYNLADGAKKWEVPLGANVCAASRWVSDNKTAILFDEALPTAEKPYQPCNQVGVIDLNAGKLLWKATMKAQGGGDKPIKFDGVTVSGQTVAAGGLYGGGAWNLADGKVLWTPKVDADDCSDLGYGGGPALGVIRRCGRYGSYVLSAQLLDPVTGAPKYSYKLPPGVEDGQIVSTKPLIAAADVNHTSKNAIGVSDLFVVDDAGQLKARIPLTSGNYNPECGTEVEDCTNMVVGNGKLYLPTEEHKGSSESGRTNEIVSFDLETGKLTADRADAGERYTIYPLRMDGSNIIAFKVPPYDGGGQVVSIDGKTMKETLLMQHPATKESQRAETQFLPDSGEFRYGNGKLFIARTAVMSKSSVATDPYYTFVSFTTG
- a CDS encoding response regulator transcription factor; its protein translation is MGVRVMVVDEHRLLAEALASALKLRGHRVLAAAAPAAGAAELVISRAPEVCLLGTATPAEPGVFEPIVRIKRERPQIAVVVLGPVPSPRGIAAAFAAGASGYVRHDERIEGVERALAKARAGEVAIAPQLLQGAFAELLNPAAQPDDEGSRLLRLLTPREVEVLVRVAEGEDTRLIAAGMAIAPSTARTHVQRVLMKLGVGSRLEAAALAARTGLLDRAGLPPSGGARP
- the galE gene encoding UDP-glucose 4-epimerase GalE is translated as MSEIASSKYLVTGGAGYVGGVVAAHLLEAGHEVTVLDDLSTGFRSGVPAGAAFIEGRIQDAAEHLDPSYDGVLHFAASSQVGESVVNPGKYWENNVGGTLALLAAMRGAGVRRLVFSSTAATYGEPGDGPLTESSVTAPTNPYGASKLAVDHMIAGECTAHGLAAVSLRYFNVAGAYGQFGELHDPETHLIPLVLQVALGERESISVFGEDYPTPDGTCVRDYIHVADLAEAHLAALRVAAEGEHLVCNLGNGSGFSVREVIETVRKVTGKEIPEVVAPRRAGDPAFLVASARTAHERLGWTPTRSDLTGIVTDAWNFTRARRG